From a single Nothobranchius furzeri strain GRZ-AD chromosome 7, NfurGRZ-RIMD1, whole genome shotgun sequence genomic region:
- the cul2 gene encoding cullin-2, translating into MSLKPRVVDFDETWNKLLTTIKAVVMLDYVERATWNDRFSDIYALCVAYPEPLGEKLYTETKIFLENHVRQLYKKVLESEEKVLVMYHMYWEEYSKGADYMDCLYRYLNTQFIKKNKLTEADLQYGYGGVDMNEPLMEIGELALDMWRKLMIEPLQAVLIRMLLNEIKNDRCGENPNQKVIHGVINSFVHVEQYKKKFPLKFYQEIFEGPFLIKTGEYYKQEASNLLQESNCSQYMEKVLARLKDEEVRCRKYLHPSSYAKVIHECQQRMVADHLQFLHGECQSIIRQEKREDMANMYTLLRAVSNGLPHMIQELQVHIHNEGIRGTSNLSQENMPTLFVESVLEVHSKFVQLINTVLNGDQHFMSALDKALTSVVNFREPKSICKAPELLAKYCDNLLKKSAKGMTENEVEDKLTSFITVFKYIDDKDIFQKFYARMLAKRLIHGLSLSMDSEEAMINKLKQACGYEFTSKLHRMYTDMSVSADLNNKFNNFIKTQETVVDLGISFQIYVLQAGAWPLTHVPSSTFAIPQELEKSVQMFERFYNQHFSGRKLTWLHYLCTGEVKMNYLSKPYVAMVTTYQMAVLLAFNNSETVTYKELQDGTQMNEKELQKTIKSLLDVKILNHDSQKEEIETESTFSLNMSFSSKRTKFKITTSMQKDTPQEMEQTRSAVDEDRKMYLQAAIVRIMKARKVLRHNALIQEVINQSKARFNPSISMIKKCIEVLIDKQYIERSQTSADEYSYVA; encoded by the exons ATGTCTTTAAAGCCACGGGTGGTGGATTTCGATGAGACATGGAACAAGTTACTGACTACAATCAAGGCTGTCGTGATGCTCGACTACGTGGAACGAGCCACGTGGAACGATCGATTCTC TGACATTTATGCCTTGTGTGTTGCGTACCCTGAGCCTTTAGGGGAGAAGTTATACACAGAGACCAAAATTTTTCTTGAGAACCACGTTAGGCAGCTGTACAAG AAAGTTCTGGAATCGGAGGAGAAGGTTTTAGTTATGTACCACATGTACTGGGAGGAGTACAGTAAAGGAGCCGACTACATGGACTGCTTGTACAG GTATCTTAACACACAGTTCATAAAGAAGAACAAACTAACGGAGGCCGACCTGCAGTACGGCTATGGAGGAGTGGACATGAACGAGCCGCTCATGGAGATCGGAGAA TTGGCTCTGGATATGTGGAGAAAGCTGATGATTGAACCGCTTCAGGCTGTCCTCATCCGAATGTTGCTGAATGAAATAAAGAA TGATCGCTGTGGAGAGAACCCCAACCAGAAGGTAATCCACGGGGTCATCAACTCTTTTGTTCATGTTGAACAGTACAAGAAGAAGTTTCCACTAAAG TTTTATCAAGAAATCTTTGAAGGGCCTTTTCTGATAAAAACTGGGGAGTATTACAAACAGGAAGCCTCCAATCTTCTGCAGGAGTCCAACTGCTCACAGTATATGGAGAag GTGTTGGCACGGTTGAAAGATGAGGAGGTACGATGTCGGAAGTACCTGCACCCCAGCTCCTACGCCAAAGTCATTCATGAATGCCAGCAGAGGATGGTGGCGGACCATCTGCAGTTCCTGCACGGGGAGTGTCAGAGCATCATTCGGCAGGAGAAGAGAGAAG ACATGGCCAACATGTACACCTTGTTGCGGGCCGTTTCAAACGGGTTACCTCACATGATCCAAGAGCTGCAGGTTCACATCCACAACGAGGGCATCAGAGGCACCAGTAACCTCTCTCAGGAAAAT ATGCCAACTCTATTTGTGGAGTCTGTTCTGGAGGTTCACAGTAAATTTGTTCAGCTCATTAACACGGTTCTAAATGGAGATCAGCACTTCATGAGCGCGCTTGATAAG GCTTTGACGTCTGTAGTGAACTTCAGGGAGCCCAAATCCATCTGCAAAGCCCCTGAACTt CTGGCGAAATACTGTGACAACCTGCTGAAAAAGTCTGCAAAGGGAATGACAGAAAACGAGGTGGAGGATAAGCTGACCAGCTTCATCACAGTGTTTAAGTACATAGACGACAAAGACATCTTTCAAAAG TTTTATGCCAGAATGCTAGCTAAGCGGTTAATACACGGTCTATCGTTGTCCATGGATTCAGAAGAAGCAATGATCAACAAACTAAAG CAAGCTTGTGGCTATGAGTTCACCAGCAAACTACACAGAATGTACACGGACATGAGCGTGAGCGCCGACCTCAACAACAAGTTTAACAATTTCATCAAGACGCAGGAGACGGTGGTGGACCTGGGCATCAGTTTCCAGATCTACgtattacag GCTGGAGCCTGGCCTCTAACACACGTCCCCTCGTCCACATTCGCCATCCCTCAAGAACTAGAGAAGAGCGTGCAGATG TTTGAGCGGTTTTATAATCAgcacttcagtgggaggaagttAACATGGCTGCACTATCTCTGCACAG GTGAGGTTAAGATGAACTACCTGTCCAAGCCTTACGTCGCCATGGTGACAACTTATCAGATGGCCGTGCTGCTGGCCTTCAACAACAGTGAGACGGTAACGTACAAGGAGCTTCAGGATGGCACCCAGATGAACGAAAAGGAGCTTCAGAAGACCATCAAGTCCCTGCTGGACGTCAAGATTCTCAACCACGACTCTCAAAAG GAGGAGATTGAAACCGAGTCCACGTTTTCACTAAACATGAGTTTTAGCAGTAAAAGGACAAAGTTCAAGATTACcacctccatgcagaaagacaccCCCCAG GAGATGGAGCAGACGAGGAGCGCTGTAGACGAGGACCGCAAAATGTATTTACAAGCTGCTATAGTCAGAATAATGAAGGCCCGCAAGGTGCTCCGACACAACGCCCTCATCCAGGAG GTCATTAATCAGTCCAAAGCCAGGTTCAACCCCAGTATCAGCATGATTAAGAAGTGTATCGAGGTGCTCATCGACAAGCAGTACATCGAGCGAAGCCAGACCTCCGCTGACGAGTACAGCTACGTGGCGTAA